The proteins below are encoded in one region of Thermococcus peptonophilus:
- a CDS encoding ATP synthase subunit B, with translation MPGMEYSTVSKIYGPLMIVQGVKGVAYGEVVEIETESGEKRKGQVLEAREDMAIVQVFEGTRDLDIKTTRVRFTGETLKVPVSMDMLGRIFNGIGKPIDGGPEIIPEDRRDVHGAPLNPVARAYPRDFIQTGISAIDGMNTLVRGQKLPIFSGSGLPHNMLAAQIARQAKVLGEEEQFAVVFAAMGITYEEANFFKKSFEETGAIERAVLFLNLADDPAIERIITPRMALTVAEYLAFDYDMQVLVILTDMTNYAEALREISAAREEVPGRRGYPGYMYTDLATIYERAGRVRGKKGSITQMPILTMPDDDITHPIPDLTGYITEGQIVLSRELHRKGIYPPIDVLPSLSRLMKDGIGKGRTREDHPQLSQQLYAAYAEGRSLRDLVAVVGEEALSETDRKYLKFADRFEREFVAQRYDEDRSIFETLDLGWELLAELPESELKRVRKEYILKYHPKYRKRGE, from the coding sequence ATGCCGGGTATGGAGTACTCAACCGTTAGCAAGATTTACGGCCCGCTGATGATCGTCCAGGGCGTCAAAGGAGTCGCCTACGGTGAGGTCGTTGAGATAGAGACCGAGAGCGGCGAGAAGAGGAAGGGACAGGTCCTTGAGGCGAGGGAGGACATGGCGATTGTGCAGGTCTTCGAGGGAACCAGAGACCTCGATATCAAGACCACCAGAGTCCGCTTCACGGGCGAGACCCTCAAAGTTCCTGTTTCAATGGACATGCTCGGAAGGATATTCAACGGTATCGGCAAGCCGATCGACGGCGGGCCTGAGATAATCCCTGAGGACAGGCGCGATGTGCACGGTGCGCCGCTCAACCCCGTTGCCCGTGCCTATCCCAGAGACTTCATTCAGACCGGTATCTCGGCCATAGACGGCATGAACACCCTCGTCCGCGGCCAGAAGCTCCCGATATTCAGTGGCTCAGGTCTGCCACACAACATGCTGGCAGCGCAAATAGCGAGGCAGGCAAAGGTCCTCGGTGAGGAGGAGCAGTTCGCGGTTGTCTTCGCGGCAATGGGTATTACCTACGAGGAGGCCAACTTCTTCAAGAAGAGCTTTGAGGAGACCGGCGCAATAGAGAGGGCGGTCTTGTTCCTCAACTTAGCGGACGACCCGGCAATCGAGCGTATCATCACCCCGCGTATGGCCCTCACCGTTGCTGAGTATTTGGCATTCGACTACGACATGCAGGTTCTTGTTATCCTCACCGACATGACCAACTACGCTGAAGCTCTTCGTGAAATATCAGCTGCCAGAGAGGAGGTTCCCGGAAGGCGTGGTTATCCGGGTTACATGTACACTGACTTAGCCACTATCTACGAGCGTGCCGGAAGGGTCAGGGGTAAGAAGGGAAGCATAACCCAGATGCCCATCCTGACGATGCCCGACGACGACATCACCCACCCGATTCCGGACCTTACCGGTTACATCACCGAGGGACAGATAGTTCTCAGCAGAGAGCTCCACAGGAAGGGTATCTACCCTCCCATTGACGTTCTTCCGTCCCTCAGCCGTCTGATGAAAGACGGTATCGGTAAGGGCAGGACAAGGGAAGACCACCCGCAGCTCAGCCAGCAGCTCTACGCGGCCTACGCCGAGGGCAGGTCTCTCAGAGACCTCGTTGCAGTCGTCGGTGAGGAAGCCCTCAGCGAGACCGACAGGAAGTACCTCAAGTTCGCGGACAGGTTTGAGAGAGAATTTGTCGCCCAGAGGTATGACGAGGACAGGAGCATCTTCGAAACACTCGACCTCGGCTGGGAGCTCCTGGCAGAGCTTCCGGAGAGCGAGCTCAAGCGTGTCAGGAAGGAGTATATCCTCAAGTACCACCCGAAGTACAGGAAGAGGGGCGAGTGA
- a CDS encoding ATP synthase subunit A: MGRIIRVTGPLVVADGMKGAKMYEVVRVGEMGLIGEIIRLEGDKAVIQVYEETAGIRPGEPVEGTGSSLSVELGPGLLTSMYDGIQRPLEVLRQLSGDFIARGLTAPALPRDKKWHFTPKVKVGDKVVGGDILGVVPETSIIEHKILVPPWVEGEIVEIAEEGDYTVEEVIAKVKKPDGTIEELKMYHRWPVRVKRPYKQKLPPEVPLITGQRTIDTFFSQAKGGTAAIPGPFGSGKTVTQHQLAKWSDAQVVVYIGCGERGNEMTDVLEEFPKLKDPKTGKPLMERTVLIANTSNMPVAAREASIYTGITIAEYFRDQGYDVALMADSTSRWAEALREISGRLEEMPGEEGYPAYLASKIAEFYERAGRVITLGSDKRIGSVSVIGAVSPPGGDFSEPVVQNTLRVVKVFWALDADLARRRHFPAINWLRSYSLYIDAVQDWWHKNVDPEWRKMRDTAMALLQKEAELQEIVRIVGPDALPDREKAILIVTRMLREDYLQQDAFDEVDTYCPPKKQVTMMRVILNFYEKTMQAVDRGIPVDEIAKLPVREKIGRMKFEPDVEKVRALIDETNQQFEELFKRYGA; the protein is encoded by the coding sequence ATGGGAAGGATAATACGCGTTACAGGACCACTCGTCGTTGCGGACGGCATGAAAGGAGCCAAGATGTACGAGGTCGTCCGCGTCGGAGAGATGGGACTCATAGGAGAAATCATCCGCCTTGAGGGTGACAAGGCTGTCATACAGGTCTACGAGGAGACCGCAGGTATAAGGCCCGGGGAGCCCGTCGAGGGGACGGGTTCATCCCTGAGCGTTGAGCTCGGTCCCGGCCTGCTCACCTCGATGTACGACGGTATTCAGAGGCCGCTCGAGGTTCTCAGACAGCTCAGCGGAGACTTCATTGCAAGGGGTCTCACCGCTCCTGCACTGCCAAGAGACAAGAAGTGGCACTTCACACCAAAGGTCAAGGTCGGTGACAAGGTCGTCGGTGGGGACATCCTCGGTGTAGTTCCCGAGACCAGCATCATCGAGCACAAGATACTCGTCCCGCCGTGGGTCGAAGGTGAGATAGTTGAGATCGCCGAGGAGGGCGACTACACCGTCGAGGAAGTCATAGCCAAGGTCAAGAAGCCCGACGGGACCATCGAGGAGCTCAAGATGTACCACCGCTGGCCCGTCCGTGTTAAGAGACCCTACAAACAGAAGCTTCCGCCCGAGGTCCCGCTAATCACGGGTCAGAGAACCATCGACACCTTCTTCAGCCAGGCCAAGGGTGGAACGGCCGCAATTCCGGGGCCGTTCGGTTCGGGTAAGACCGTCACCCAGCACCAGCTCGCAAAGTGGAGCGACGCCCAGGTCGTCGTCTACATCGGTTGCGGTGAGCGCGGAAACGAGATGACCGACGTTCTTGAAGAGTTCCCGAAGCTCAAGGACCCGAAGACCGGAAAGCCGCTCATGGAGAGGACGGTCCTCATAGCGAACACCTCGAACATGCCGGTTGCAGCACGTGAGGCTTCAATCTACACCGGAATCACCATAGCGGAGTACTTCCGCGACCAGGGCTACGACGTGGCTTTGATGGCAGACTCGACATCGAGATGGGCAGAGGCCCTTCGTGAGATTTCAGGCAGACTTGAGGAGATGCCCGGTGAGGAAGGTTATCCTGCTTACCTCGCCTCGAAGATAGCGGAGTTCTACGAGAGAGCTGGTCGTGTCATCACCCTCGGAAGCGACAAGAGGATCGGCAGTGTTTCGGTCATCGGTGCCGTTTCACCGCCCGGTGGTGACTTCAGCGAGCCTGTCGTCCAGAACACCCTCCGTGTCGTCAAGGTCTTCTGGGCGCTGGACGCTGACTTGGCAAGGAGGAGGCACTTCCCGGCCATCAACTGGTTGAGGAGCTACTCGCTCTACATTGACGCCGTCCAAGATTGGTGGCACAAGAACGTCGACCCAGAGTGGAGGAAGATGCGCGACACCGCCATGGCCCTCCTGCAGAAGGAGGCCGAGCTGCAGGAAATCGTCCGTATCGTCGGTCCAGATGCCCTGCCAGACAGGGAGAAGGCAATACTCATCGTCACAAGAATGCTCCGTGAGGACTACCTCCAGCAGGACGCCTTTGATGAAGTTGATACCTACTGCCCGCCGAAGAAGCAGGTAACGATGATGCGCGTTATCCTCAACTTCTACGAGAAGACCATGCAGGCAGTTGACAGGGGAATTCCAGTGGACGAGATAGCCAAGCTTCCGGTCAGGGAGAAGATAGGCCGTATGAAGTTCGAGCCCGACGTTGAGAAGGTTAGGGCACTCATCGATGAGACGAACCAGCAGTTTGAGGAGCTCTTCAAGAGGTACGGGGCGTGA
- a CDS encoding V-type ATP synthase subunit F — MKIAVLGDSDTVLGFRLAGVHEAYVFEETPMDVERLRNKLRELIESGDVGIILITERLAEKIEIPDVKLPIILQVPDKSGSKLGEKALREIVRRAIGVELKR; from the coding sequence ATGAAGATAGCCGTGCTCGGGGACAGCGACACCGTACTCGGCTTCAGGCTTGCGGGAGTTCACGAGGCCTACGTCTTCGAGGAAACTCCGATGGATGTAGAGAGGCTTAGGAACAAGCTCAGGGAGCTTATTGAGAGTGGGGACGTTGGGATAATCCTGATAACCGAGAGACTGGCAGAGAAGATCGAAATTCCCGATGTCAAGCTCCCTATCATCCTTCAGGTGCCGGACAAGTCCGGCTCTAAGCTGGGTGAAAAGGCCCTCAGGGAGATAGTAAGGAGGGCCATCGGTGTCGAGTTGAAGAGGTGA
- a CDS encoding V-type ATP synthase subunit C, with protein MMNVIEGILNTTLGVVFTWVGWKTYRILWKYTPYSYPNARVRAMEAKLLTEQRFNELAESKTLQNFVASLEDTDYKETLSNVSSYSVEEIERALDASLAKTYELMFKILPKRSRDFFRLMMEEWDVRNIANVVKAKLANEPASDYVIELGPMLPKVKAMAEAKTLEEILVILEGTPYEEPYQKLIMGNIDVRTFETELYRIYYGKLLNYALSRKDDERTILTEFIKLRIDKLNVMTVLRAKMAGLSAEEIKPMLIEGGSLKLDSLLHVDSLDMALAELDSTRYGEIIREVREEAEKDISVIERSFEDYIIRKISEMDRFYPLSIAAPLAYVLKKEREVRKLRAMVKLIGDGLEPEVIKEFVGEVA; from the coding sequence ATGATGAACGTAATCGAGGGAATCCTCAACACGACGCTCGGCGTTGTCTTCACCTGGGTCGGATGGAAGACATACAGGATACTTTGGAAGTACACGCCCTACTCATACCCGAACGCAAGGGTTAGGGCAATGGAGGCAAAGCTCCTGACGGAACAGCGCTTTAACGAGCTCGCCGAGAGTAAAACCCTTCAGAACTTCGTTGCCAGCCTTGAGGACACCGACTACAAGGAGACCCTCTCGAACGTCTCAAGCTATTCGGTTGAGGAAATCGAAAGAGCTCTCGATGCTTCCCTTGCGAAGACCTACGAGCTAATGTTCAAGATACTTCCCAAACGTTCAAGGGACTTCTTCAGGCTCATGATGGAGGAGTGGGACGTCAGGAACATAGCCAACGTCGTGAAGGCAAAGCTGGCAAACGAGCCGGCCTCGGACTACGTTATCGAACTCGGCCCGATGCTTCCGAAGGTCAAGGCGATGGCGGAAGCCAAGACTCTAGAGGAGATACTCGTGATCCTTGAGGGCACACCCTACGAAGAACCCTACCAGAAGCTCATCATGGGAAACATCGACGTTAGAACCTTTGAAACCGAACTCTACAGGATATACTACGGTAAGCTCCTGAACTACGCCCTCTCAAGGAAGGACGACGAGAGGACGATCCTGACAGAGTTCATTAAGCTCAGGATAGACAAGCTCAACGTGATGACGGTGCTGAGGGCGAAGATGGCGGGACTTTCGGCCGAGGAGATAAAGCCGATGCTCATCGAAGGAGGCTCCCTCAAGCTGGACTCCCTTCTGCACGTGGATTCCCTCGATATGGCACTGGCAGAGCTTGACTCGACCAGGTACGGCGAGATAATCAGAGAAGTCCGCGAGGAAGCCGAGAAGGACATCAGTGTCATCGAGAGGTCCTTTGAGGACTACATCATCAGAAAGATTTCCGAGATGGACAGGTTCTACCCGCTCAGCATAGCGGCTCCCCTAGCGTACGTGCTCAAGAAGGAGAGGGAAGTTAGGAAGCTCAGGGCCATGGTAAAGCTCATAGGTGATGGCCTCGAACCTGAAGTGATCAAGGAGTTTGTGGGTGAGGTCGCATGA